The following nucleotide sequence is from Paenibacillus odorifer.
GTGATATCCTTCGTGTTTATATTGGCGACGATTCGTTTGACCTTCATTTCAAACCTCCCAGACATAAGTAGATTAATCTTGAATATAGAATACATTCAACATATAACAGTTAATTCTAGCATCGACGTTCCTAACCTTAATTTATCCATAATAAGCTGTGAGGCTCACCGAGCAGAAAACACCCGAAGAGTTGGCATTAAGTCTGGTTACGAAATCTCCGTACTAACCATCTCAACACAAGAAGCACCACGATTCCGCAAATGGTATAACTGATTGGGCGAATAAATTGCTCCACGATACCCCAGTTGTCACCTAAGCGGTATCCCAGATAGATCAAAGCTAAGTTCCACGGGATACAGCCGAGTGCTGTAAATGTTATGAATCTCCAAGCTTTCATTCCAGCAATCCCTGCGGGCAGTGAGATAAAAGTACGAATAAAGGGCAACATACGAGTAAAAAATACGGTACTCTCGCCATAACGCTCGAACCAACGCTCCGATTGCTCCAAATGATGCTCATTCAGGAGAATATATTTTCCGTATTTCTCTAATAACCGGCGTCCACCAGCCTTACCAATATAATAGGCAATGATGGAACCCAGTAGGTTTCCGAATATCCCAGCAACAGCAACTTCCATAAAAGTAAGCGAGCCTTGCGCAATCAGCCAGCCACCGCTGAGCATAATCACTTCGCTGGGAATGGGAATACAGGCACTCTCTAGAATCATCCCTAACCATATGCCCCAAATGCCCATAGAATTAACAAGGTGAAGCGCGGATTCAGATATCCACGTAAATAGTTGATGCATGAGTGTTCACTCCGCTTCATAAATTTTCTATTATATAAGAAAGGAAACAAAATAATGGTGAAATTCAATATACACAAACTTTTGTACGGCATATTCGTTATAGCCGCTATCTTGCTGATGTTCCCTAAATTTTCTTACAATGATCCCGATACCTTCTGGCATATAGAGCTAGGACAATATATGATCGAGCACGGACAAGTTCTACATCATGCCATACATACTTTTTACGGAAATAAGCTGCCCTACGTCCCTCATGAATTCGGATTCCAGCTGCTCGTTGCCCCGCTTTATGCAGCGTTTGGATGGCCGGGTGTGTATATTTTGACCGCTGTATGCTTGTTCTTTTTAGTGCTCGGATTGCTTCGGCTGGGTAAGGTTTCACGCAAAGAACTGGGACTTCCGGAAGACCATGTTCTCCTGCTCCCTTTTGTGCTGCTAATTTCTTGCTGGATTTATTATAATTATTTCAAAGGCCGTCCACAGATGATCTCTTCGTTTATGATTGTCTGGTTTTTCGTATATTTGCGTGAATATCAAATGAGTGCTCAAAAGAAATATGCCGCTGCGATGATTGCCCTTTCTATTGGCATTGCCAATTTCCATGCAGGAGTATGGCTTGTAATTGCTGTATTTACAGGGATGGCCTTGCTTGAATCATTGATCCAAAAAACGCTGAATGAGCGTAAAATTATAGTCTTCGGTCTCATCTGGTTAGTTGGCATTCTAAATCCAGGCGGCGTAAAAAGCCTCTTGTTTATTTTGACAGTAACGAAAAAGAACTTTAACCTGCTGATTAATGAATGGCAGCCGATTCGGTTCAATAGCTTGGATAATTTGCCCATTCTACTGTTGCTTTTGTTCTTTGCCTGCACACTTCCTTTTGCACTCCAGCGTAAACCGTTCCGTTTTTTTCTTATGCTTGGGATTCTATACCTCGGTGTATCAAACTTCAAGCAAAACCTGTTTATGTGGCTGTTCATTCCCTATTTTGCGGCTGTATTTTTTGATGCGCTTCCTGAGTTCACCAAAACAGGTATTCTAGTCCGACAAAGTACATTACGAGGGTTACTGGCAGTTGGTCTGCTGCTAAACATTGCTTATCTGTTCCTTGTACCACCAGTTATTGACGCTAAAAAATATCCTGTAGATGAAATGGACTATATTCTGCAGCATACACCTGAAGGTACACGTCCCAAAGTTCTCGCCCACTACGGTTCATCCGGCTATGTCATGTTCCGAGGGGGAGATGTGTTATGTGATGGTAGACAAGATCCCTTCGTGACAAAAGATTCTCTTGGCGTATTCGGTTGGACTGCTTTTGAACGCTCGATGCACGGATTCTCTGAATACCTTCCCGAGATCGTTAATTACGATCATCCCGATTATGTAATTACGAGCAAAAAGGTCTCATATAAGCTACTCAAGGAATGGACACAAAAATTCGGTCAGCCCGTATTTACAGGGACCTATGGCAGTGTCTTCTCGTTTATCCCAGAGTGATGATCCAGCTCGTTAATTCCTCACTCTGTAGAACGCAAAAAAAACGCTGACCTGAGGCAATCTAGCCAATAGTCACCGATCCGCAATTAAGTATTCTGATTAATAACATCCGCATGGTAAGGATATACATAATTACGACAAATAAGAAAAATAAGTTAGTAAAATATCAAATATAGCGTTGATAGTTCCGAAATTGTATAGTATTTTATGGAAGAAAGGTAATTTAAAAGAAGGGAGGAATTAAAAATGGACAAGATGTGTATGGAAATGATGATGAACATGTGTATGGATGATATGATGTCTAAGATGAACTGTATGAAGATGGGCATGGAAAAAATGTCTGAAATGGGCATGATGGATATGAACATGGATATGATGATGAAAAAAATGCAGGACTGCGATGAAATGATGACTATGTGTATGACAATGATGCGCGAAGGAATGCAGATGTCTAAGTAGCCTATAGACCATCGTAAGTTTGGCAGAGCAGACTAACTGCATGCCTTTTTTTATTTTCTTTTTTATCACAATGTGGGCTTAAATTATATCCTGATATATCTACTCTGAATCTTCTTCGATAGATTAATCCGTTCCTGCTTTAACTCCCAGATTTTCTCTTTCCACCGGTACTGCTCTACTGGATCCACACTTTCCCTCAGCTTATTAAATAAATCCATTAATATTGCATTTATATCGTCGAATTGAATCCACAGCTCGTTCACACTTTGTTCTGTTGTCTCAGCATGAGAAGCCTTACTCAGCTTATTCAAACGGTCTATGATGTCAGCTTGCCACTGTCCATCGTTAATTGCTTTGGC
It contains:
- a CDS encoding DedA family protein, producing the protein MHQLFTWISESALHLVNSMGIWGIWLGMILESACIPIPSEVIMLSGGWLIAQGSLTFMEVAVAGIFGNLLGSIIAYYIGKAGGRRLLEKYGKYILLNEHHLEQSERWFERYGESTVFFTRMLPFIRTFISLPAGIAGMKAWRFITFTALGCIPWNLALIYLGYRLGDNWGIVEQFIRPISYTICGIVVLLVLRWLVRRFRNQT